A stretch of the Metopolophium dirhodum isolate CAU chromosome 8, ASM1992520v1, whole genome shotgun sequence genome encodes the following:
- the LOC132950206 gene encoding uncharacterized protein LOC132950206 isoform X1 — protein MQLAARRIRWMCLLCACALADQRVNTANNDTAQTGLGEQCFQDDTCQLHDKHAVCAQVDHNAICKCKQGYHIVTVSRPTNARSSFCAQDDSDGKAGGSSLLGVVVGLLVFSALICFGLRLSTASRPRHFPTTNLYPNKLLCSRQTKASSSKHYGTSDSGAANGQQEDESSAGQSEAKDDETSRVGAARAAAFILISCRPSTSESPTASPGRAKRAKKLGYGRTGSDPAVHSTSSVKTYNLKWYQRDQQRRHSTKNREAKGTPPSHCSTEQLIQNSSKDECSRNSQTALNSKDKSKASSVSRIEHRALVHHSAAAISGGSSGNIPEPTATVESSEQLLQRPEGINAQGTR, from the exons GGTTGGGAGAACAGTGTTTCCAAGACGACACGTGTCAGTTGCACGACAAGCACGCGGTGTGCGCACAGGTGGACCACAACGCAATATGCAAGTGCAAACAGGGCTACCATATCGTTACCGTTTCCAGGCCTACCAACGCCAGGAGCAGTTTTTGCGCCCAAg ACGATTCGGACGGCAAAGCTGGCGGTTCGTCGCTGCTCGGCGTCGTGGTCGGCCTGCTAGTGTTCTCGGCGCTCATCTGTTTCGGGCTGCGCCTGTCCACGGCCTCCAGACCCCGGCATTTCCCGACCACCAACTTATATCCGAACAAGCTGCTGTGCTCACGTCAAACTA AGGCGTCTTCGAGCAAACATTACGGCACGTCAGATTCTGGGGCGGCCAACGGCCAACAAGAAGACGAGAGCAGTGCCGGTCAGTCGGAGGCTAAAGACGATGAGACCAGCAGGGTAGGAGCTGCCAGGGCAGCTGCTTTCATATTGATCTCTTGTCGGCCGTCCACGTCGGAGTCACCAACGGCCTCCCCCGGCAGGGCAAAAAGGGCGAAAAAATTGG GTTACGGCCGCACCGGCAGCGATCCAGCTGTGCACAGCACATCTTCAGTGAAAACATACAACTTGAAATGGTATCAAAGGGACCAGCAGAGAAGGCATTCGACAAAGAACAGAGAAGCAAAAGGCACTCCACCTAGTCATTGTTCGACCGAACAACTAATACAAAATAGttctaaa GACGAGTGCTCCAGAAACAGTCAGACTGCGTTGAACTCTAAGGATAAGTCGAAAGCATCGTCGGTGAGCCGCATAGAACACAGAGCGCTGGTCCATCATTCGGCTGCGGCGATTAGCGGTGGCAGTAGCGGAAATATCCCGGAACCCACGGCCACGGTCGAGTCATCGGAACAGCTGCTACAACGTCCGGAAGGAATTAACGCACAGGGGACACGATGA